In Desulfosporosinus youngiae DSM 17734, the genomic stretch GCTCTCGAATCAGGAGCTGATGGATTTATTCGTAAACCATTTAAAGAAGGGGAGATTTTTAAAGAACTACAACATATTTTATCTGTTGACTATCGATATGCCGATGAAGTTCGGAGAAGCTTTACAAACGAGGCTTTAGGGGAATCCGCTCTTGCAGTTGCTCTGATACCTGCTCAATGGGTCTCTCGTATTGTCGAAGCCGCTGAGTTAGGAGAGAGTATCCTTCTTAAGGAGTTGATCAGCCGCAAGGTTGTGCCTTATAACCCTGTACTTGGTCAAACCCTGCTTAATTATGCCAACGACTACGATTATAAGAGAATTACGGAGATATTAATACGAGGGGGTATAAAATGAGTCTTTTCGCTTACAATACTCCGCGAATTATGATTATTGATGATACCCCGCATAATTTAAAGCTCTTAGAAAAATTGCTGGGGGCAAAGGGGTATCTGATCTCAGCGTTTCTCGATGGAGCAATAGCTTTGAAAGCGGCGGCAGTGAAGCCGCCTGACTTGGTTCTTTTAGACATAAACATGCCGGGACTGAACGGATTTGAAGTGTGTGCCCGGTTTAAAGCTGATAAAACTCTCGAATCCATTCCCATAATATTCCTGAGTGCCTTAAATGAAGTCTCTGATAAGATCAAAGCTTTCCAGTTTGGAGGGGTTGATTATATTACGAAGCCCTTTCAGATTGAAGAAATTCACGCCAGGGTTAAAACCCATATTCAAATACGCGAACTTCAGAAATCCTTAGCCCTACATAATAATAATCTGCAGGGATTGCTGAATGAGCAGCTCAAGGAAATATTCGCCACGAAAGAAGCTTTATATAAAACACAGCTGGCAACTATTTTAGCCTTTTCCAAATTGGCTGAAGTAAGAGATGACGAAACAGGACAGCATATCGAACGCACCCGAGTGTTCTGCCGTATGCTTACGGAGCAGCTCCGTGACCAAGGTGCAGGTGATTCGAATCTCGATAACATCTTTGTGGAGAATATTTACTATGCTTCTTCGCTGCATGACATCGGTAAAGTTGCTATTCCTGATGATATTCTGCTTAAACCAGGTAAATTAACGGCACAGGAGTTTGAAATAATGAAAACCCATACCGTTATTGGAGCAACTACTTTACAAACAATGCTGGAGCATTACCCGGAGAATAGGTTAATAAGGATGGCAGTGGATATTTCGCAAAGCCATCATGAAAAGTGGGATGGTTCAGGTTATCCACAAAATCTGAAGGGTCAGGCAATTCCCCTGAGCGCACGGATTATGGCTTTAGCCGATGTGTATGATGCCCTGACCTCTGTGCGTCGTTATAAGCCCGCTTTTTCTCATAAAAAAAGTCTGGACATTATTTTAGAAGGCCGGGGGGTACATTTTGATCCTGATGTTGTGGATGCTTTTTTGGTCTTAGAGGATAAATTCCGAGTGATAAAGGAGCAATCAGCGTGATAAGGTCTGTACACAGTATTCAGCTCTCCTAAGACCTAGCCAAAATGGGGGGGATTCGTGTATAGTAGTACAATAGGGGGGATGCTATAGGTGCGTACTTTGTACTTAAGCTAAATAGTGATTGATGGGAGTCATAAATGGTTAATTGAGTTTATTGGGATAATTGACGGCGAAGGGAAGGATAGAAATGAAAAGAAGATGGTTGGTATTATTAGTAACGATCTGTGCAGTTGCTCTGCTAGGTACAGGATGCGGTCAGAAAGCTCCGGACACTGCACAAACAGGGGATCAATCCTGGAATAAGATCAAAGAAAGTGGAGAATTCATCGTTGGTTTAGACGATAATTACCCGCCCGCAGGTTTTCGTGATAAAGCTGGAGAGCTGGTTGGCGTTGATATTGACTTAGCGAAAGAGGCTGCTAAACGTCTGGGCGTAAAAGCTGTATTCAAGCCTGTTCAATGGGATGGAGTTCTGTTGAATTTGAAAAACGGTGAAATTGACCTGATCTGGAATGCCCTGGGTGTTACTCCTGAAAGGCAGCAGGAAATTGGCTTTACGGATGTTTATATGGAGGATCGGAATATTATCGTGGTTAAATCCGGTTCACCAATCAAGACCAAGGCGGATTTAGCTGGAAAAACCATTGGACTTCAATTAGGCAGCACTGCGGAAGAAGCGGTTGCTAAAGATGAGGTTTCCTCTAAGATTAAGGAAGTCAGAAAGTTTGAAAGTCCAACGGTTGCCTTGATGGATTTAGAAGCTGGCCGTATTGATGCTGTCGTAACTAACGAAATGAATGGCCGTTACTTGATTACCACAGAAAAAACTTCCGATAAGTTCTATATTTTATCAGCAGAAGAAGGGGATTTTGGTAAAGAACCTTATGGTGTTGGTGTACGCAAAGAAGATAAAGCTTTCCTTGCCGAACTTAACCGTGTTCTTGATGAAATGAAAGCCGATGGAACGTCTGCTAAAATCAGTAATCAGTGGTTTGGATCAGATATTATTAAGTAGCCCATTCATGCTACTGATGTGCACCATCAGATGATGAAAACAGGTCCCTTTGGTCGGGCAGCATCGCCCACATCCGCTCACTCAGCACTCCGAGGCTAGCCCACTCGCTGGCGCGGGGCTCCGCCAAACCTCTGGGTAATACCTGAGGTGAACCCGTGGCTCCGCTTCCCCGCGTCAGCTTTGTGGGCTTTACCGCCTCTCCATGCCATGAGTTCACTTCTGTGGGCGATGCTGCCTTCCTTTGAGGTCTACAATTGTTCAGAATGCTTTTGGGATATTTTTCAGAGTGTAAAGGAATAGGAAGCTGAGAAATTCTTCCTATTCCTTATTTTACCCACCCCAATGCAAGAACTTACTCCTCCCTATTCTTTAGTTACGGTCAATAAAAGACAATCATAAGGGGACAAGAGAAAACCATGGATTATGTTCTATCGATATTACCCATTCTATTAAAGGGGCTTAAGCTTTCCCTGACGGTTTATGGTATTGTCATTATTTTAATCTTCCCTTTAGCAATTTTGGCCGCTGTTGGTAAAGTTTCAGGCCCCTTGATTATCAAAAGGATTTTGGATTTATACACTTGGATCTGGCGAGGTACTCCACTTTTACTCCAATTGTTTTTCATATACTTTGGTTTGCCTTACTTTGGCATCAATTTACCGCCTTTGGCTGCAGTAATTATCGCTTTTACCTTAAATGTAGCAGCTTATGAAACAGAGATTATTCGGGCAGGAATTGAATCTATTGATAAAGGGCAGTATGAAGCTGCTAAGGCGTTAGGGATGACTTATGTTCAGACAATGCGTCGGATTATTATTCCTCAAACGATCAGACGGGTCTTGCCGGCTACCTGCAATGAAGCCATTCTTACCTTTAAGGATACCGCGCTGGTTGCGGCTATCGGTATGGGTGATTTACTGCGCTCAGCTAAAGAAGTAGTAACTAGTGATTTCAAGATTACTGCCTTTTTTGTCGCTTTTGTTTTCTACCTGATCATTTCTTCTATTTTGCTTCAAGTGTTTACCCGGTTAGAGAAGAAATATTCGATTTACGAATAAGGAGCTGTGCCGAATAGACAGCTATGATATAAATGAAAATTAACGGTCTGATTAAGGCAAACGAAGGGACAAGAGATAATGGATCATATGGAGTATGTTCTGAGTATACTACCGTTTATTTTATCCGGATTAAAGCTGACGGCTAAGGTTTATGTACTTACCTTAGTATTCGCGCTGCCTCTGGGGCTTTTAGCTGCTATTGGAAAAGTAAAAGGACCAAAGCCTTTACAGAAGATCCTATATCTGTACACATGGATCTGGAGAGGCACGCCTCTGCTTCTCCAGTTGTTTTTTGTGTTTTATGGCTTGCCCATAATAGGTATCAGGCTCTCCCCTTTGGCAGCGGCGACCGTTACCTATGCTTTAAATTCCGGGGCATATTTGACGGAAATCTTCCGGGGCGGGATAGAATCCATCGACAAGGGTCAATATGAAGCTGCCAAAGTTTTGGGGATGACATACCCTCAAACCATGCGCCGGATCGTCATTCCTCAAACCGTGAGACGGGTTTTGCCTCCTTCTTGCAGTGAGGCTATTAATTTAGTTAAGGAAACTGCTCTTCTGGCAGTTATAGGGATGCCAGACTTATTGCGTATTGCAACCCAAATTTTCACCAGGGATTTTAATATTACTCCATTTATTGTGGCCTTTGTTCTGTACCTAATTATCTCTTCTGTTCTTGTCAAACTTTTTGGCACATTAGAGAAGAAATATTCGATATATGAATAGGAGAGTGTGAAGAAGCAATGACAATGATACGTATGAGTAATATTCATAAATATTTTGGCCGGCTCCATGTTCTGAAGGGAGTATCATTAGAGGTTAATAAAGGGGAGATTATTTCGATTATCGGGCCGAGCGGTTCCGGAAAAAGCACGTTGCTTCGCTGTATGAATCAATTGGAACGAATTGATCAGGGGAGTATTGAGATTGAAGGGGTAATAGTAGAGGCGGCAGGAGATACAGGAGTAAAGGTGACTGCATCTCATCCGGAGGTGCGGGCTACTTACCGGAAAATGGGTATGGTGTTCCAGGGCTTTAATCTTTTTCCGCATATGACTGCTTTAGGCAATGTCATAGAAGCACCGATGCTTGTCAATAAAATGGCCAAAGATGATGCAGTACAAATTGCCGAGAAGCAATTGGCAAAGGTGGGTTTATTGGAGAAAAAAGATGCCTATCCTTCAAAACTATCCGGCGGACAAAAGCAGCGGGTGGCCATTGCCCGGGCCTTGGCCATGAACCCTGATATTATGCTTTTTGATGAACCAACCTCAGCTTTAGATCCGGAGTTAATCGGAGAAGTGCTGAGTGTCATCAAGAACCTGGCTCAAGAGCATATGACAATGTTAATAGTGACTCATGAAATGGGATTTGCCAAGGAAATTTCCGACCGGGTGATTTTCATGGATGATGGAAAAATTCTTGAAGACAGCAGCCCTAAGGAATTTTTTGATAATCCCCGTCACCCCAGGATTAAAACG encodes the following:
- a CDS encoding amino acid ABC transporter substrate-binding protein, coding for MKRRWLVLLVTICAVALLGTGCGQKAPDTAQTGDQSWNKIKESGEFIVGLDDNYPPAGFRDKAGELVGVDIDLAKEAAKRLGVKAVFKPVQWDGVLLNLKNGEIDLIWNALGVTPERQQEIGFTDVYMEDRNIIVVKSGSPIKTKADLAGKTIGLQLGSTAEEAVAKDEVSSKIKEVRKFESPTVALMDLEAGRIDAVVTNEMNGRYLITTEKTSDKFYILSAEEGDFGKEPYGVGVRKEDKAFLAELNRVLDEMKADGTSAKISNQWFGSDIIK
- a CDS encoding HD domain-containing phosphohydrolase, whose protein sequence is MSLFAYNTPRIMIIDDTPHNLKLLEKLLGAKGYLISAFLDGAIALKAAAVKPPDLVLLDINMPGLNGFEVCARFKADKTLESIPIIFLSALNEVSDKIKAFQFGGVDYITKPFQIEEIHARVKTHIQIRELQKSLALHNNNLQGLLNEQLKEIFATKEALYKTQLATILAFSKLAEVRDDETGQHIERTRVFCRMLTEQLRDQGAGDSNLDNIFVENIYYASSLHDIGKVAIPDDILLKPGKLTAQEFEIMKTHTVIGATTLQTMLEHYPENRLIRMAVDISQSHHEKWDGSGYPQNLKGQAIPLSARIMALADVYDALTSVRRYKPAFSHKKSLDIILEGRGVHFDPDVVDAFLVLEDKFRVIKEQSA
- a CDS encoding amino acid ABC transporter ATP-binding protein, with translation MTMIRMSNIHKYFGRLHVLKGVSLEVNKGEIISIIGPSGSGKSTLLRCMNQLERIDQGSIEIEGVIVEAAGDTGVKVTASHPEVRATYRKMGMVFQGFNLFPHMTALGNVIEAPMLVNKMAKDDAVQIAEKQLAKVGLLEKKDAYPSKLSGGQKQRVAIARALAMNPDIMLFDEPTSALDPELIGEVLSVIKNLAQEHMTMLIVTHEMGFAKEISDRVIFMDDGKILEDSSPKEFFDNPRHPRIKTFLEKML
- a CDS encoding amino acid ABC transporter permease, which encodes MDHMEYVLSILPFILSGLKLTAKVYVLTLVFALPLGLLAAIGKVKGPKPLQKILYLYTWIWRGTPLLLQLFFVFYGLPIIGIRLSPLAAATVTYALNSGAYLTEIFRGGIESIDKGQYEAAKVLGMTYPQTMRRIVIPQTVRRVLPPSCSEAINLVKETALLAVIGMPDLLRIATQIFTRDFNITPFIVAFVLYLIISSVLVKLFGTLEKKYSIYE
- a CDS encoding amino acid ABC transporter permease, with protein sequence MDYVLSILPILLKGLKLSLTVYGIVIILIFPLAILAAVGKVSGPLIIKRILDLYTWIWRGTPLLLQLFFIYFGLPYFGINLPPLAAVIIAFTLNVAAYETEIIRAGIESIDKGQYEAAKALGMTYVQTMRRIIIPQTIRRVLPATCNEAILTFKDTALVAAIGMGDLLRSAKEVVTSDFKITAFFVAFVFYLIISSILLQVFTRLEKKYSIYE